The Cellulomonas flavigena DSM 20109 DNA segment GCGCTGGCTCCGGTGCGGCGGTCCGGGCGTCGCGCGACTGCCCGACCGACTCGTCGGCAACGTCATCCAGCGCTCTGACCCCGTGCCCGCCGGCCCTGCGGCGTAGCCGTCGGATTCACGGCCTGACGCGCGTTCGCCCTTGCGCGGCCGTCCGCCGGAGAGACCCTCATCGAACCTTCATGGCGGCGCCGTCCCTCTCACCGCGCGAACACGCGGCCCTGTCCATAGCGTCGAAAGGGTCCCCGCGGCGCACGAGCGATCGATGTGCCGCACGATCCGCACATCAGGAGGCCGTCGTGAAGACCACGCAGATGCTCGACACCTACCCCGCGACCATCAACCTCGACCGCCAGCTGCTGGCTCGCGTCATCGAGTCCTTGGTCGCCTGCTCGCAGGCGTGTACCGCGTGCGCGGACGCGTGTCTGAGTGAGGAGATGGTCGCCGACCTGCGCAAGTGCATCCGGTCCAACCTCGACTGCGCCGACAGCTGCGCGGCCACGGCGCGGATCCTGTCCCGCCACACCGGCTATGACGCCAACATCACCCGGGCTCACCTCGAGGCCTGCATCGCCGCGTGCCGGGCCTGCGGCGACGAGTGCGAGCAGCACGCGGGCATGCACGAGCACTGCCGCATCTGCGCCGAGGCGTGCCGGGACTGCGAGACCGCCTGCGCCGAGCTCCTCGCGGCCATCCGCTGAATCCCACCGGTAGCAGCGACAAGGAGACAGCCGATGTCCATGCACCATGAGCACGACCGCGACCCGGCGGAGAGCCGGCACGACAGCGACGGCGCCCGGCACGGCGGCGGTGAGCACCACGGCGGCGGGCAGGGCCATCAGATGAAGGGCATGTACCTGCGGTTCGCCGCCATGATCCTCACCGCCATGGCCGTCATGTACTTCGTCATGTTCGTCGGCTCCTGGGAGCTGGACCACGTCCGGTTCAGCCAGAGCCGGGTCTTCATGACGGTCACCATGGGCGGCACGATGGGGCTGATCATGCTCGCCTGGATGCTGAACATGTACAGGAACGCCAAGGCCAACCTCGCCGTGG contains these protein-coding regions:
- a CDS encoding four-helix bundle copper-binding protein, which encodes MKTTQMLDTYPATINLDRQLLARVIESLVACSQACTACADACLSEEMVADLRKCIRSNLDCADSCAATARILSRHTGYDANITRAHLEACIAACRACGDECEQHAGMHEHCRICAEACRDCETACAELLAAIR
- a CDS encoding DUF305 domain-containing protein gives rise to the protein MSMHHEHDRDPAESRHDSDGARHGGGEHHGGGQGHQMKGMYLRFAAMILTAMAVMYFVMFVGSWELDHVRFSQSRVFMTVTMGGTMGLIMLAWMLNMYRNAKANLAVVAISVLLLTGGVILDRSQATVGDTAFMRAMIPHHSLAITRSERAQIDDVRVCELAVEIIEAQQREIAEMDWLIEDIERKGIAATAAEADARPVPDFEGTALRSCPTP